The proteins below are encoded in one region of Salmo salar chromosome ssa02, Ssal_v3.1, whole genome shotgun sequence:
- the LOC106583782 gene encoding syntabulin isoform X6, which produces MEKQNAGSEADFSSSSSTGSLKRGGSLAHNSTGKKISSRSRGAHVRSLPVFKLAGIPSASRDAELYAPYRTVPSSTNSSSNSSPTVPSRRMTPRRYHSCGDNHGIRPPNPEQYLTPLQQKEVAIRHLRSKLREVENTAHDRQSEIENLKSQLGRMREDWIEEECHRVEAQLALKEARKEIKQLRQVVETMKSSLMEKDKGIQKYFVDINIQNRKLESLLHSMEMAQSGSTLQDEPTMDFICGDSDSPVSDKQGEVGDQAAEEMADSGLLVNDNLEHVLMSTAVDSSHDSSSKLRCHPEASPGVSTLLHSLEEKITPLPSPPSNTFCYSTLPFPAPEDKAVQTEVVSFPPDLQTLLLQLLKLHGGAVGDALLPASTSLLEIPALQGPDSAPIPSTPNQSTLSLPSPSQPTTVLPVSPNMSSDSGLCCSDPEVMVSMRFMEELDFEVSSEELCRAPEINVVNKRYWSSSFLVDLVAVAVPVLPTVAWLCSRHGVDGAAPVYNIAALIRGCCMMGLHSLRHVTHHGADV; this is translated from the exons ATGGAAAAGCagaatgcag GTAGTGAGGCAGACTTCAGCTCCTCTAGCAGCACGGGCAGCCTAAAGAGAGGGGGGAGCCTGGCCCACAACTCCACAGGGAAGAAGATCTCCTCACGCAG TCGTGGTGCCCACGTCAGGAGCCTCCCTGTGTTCAAGCTGGCAGGGATCCCCTCAGCATCCCGTGATGCGGAGCTCTATGCCCCGTACAGGACAGTCCCCTCATCcaccaacagcagcagcaactcCAGCCCCACAGTACCCTCCAG AAGGATGACCCCCAGAAGATACCACTCCTGTGGGGACAACCATGGCATCAGACCTCCCAATCCAGAGCAGTACCTCACCCCCCTGCAACAGAAGGAGGTGGCCATTCGTCACCTGAGGAGCAAGCTGAGGGAGGTGGAGAACACCGCCCACGACAG gCAGTCTGAGATTGAGAATCTCAAGTCCCAGCTGGGACGGATGAGGGAGGACTGGATCGAGGAGGAGTGCCACCGTGTCGAGGCACAGCTGGCCCTAAAAGAGGCACGCAAGGAGATCAAGCAGCTCCGGCAGGTTGTGGAGACCATGAAGAGCAGCCTGATGGAGAAGGACAAGGGCATCCAGAAGTACTTTGTCGACATCAACATCCAGAACCGCAAGCTGGAGTCCCTGCTGCACAGCATGGAGATGGCCCAGAGCGGCTCCACGCTGCAAGACGAGCCAACCATGGACTTCATCTGTGGCGACTCCGACTCCCCTGTCAGCGACAAGCAGGGGGAGGTGGGTGACCAGGCGGCGGAGGAGATGGCGGACAGTGGGCTGCTGGTTAACGACAACCTGGAGCACGTGCTCATGTCCACGGCGGTGGACTCCAGCCACGACTCTAGCAGTAAGCTGCGCTGCCACCCAGAGGCTAGTCCGGGGGTGTCCACTCTACTCCACAGTCTGGAGGAGAAGATCACACCACTGCCTTCACCACCCTCCAACACATTCTGCTACAGCACACTCCCCTTCCCCGCTCCAGAGGACAAGGCCGTTCAGACCGAGGTGGTGTCCTTCCCTCCTGACCTGCAAACCCTCCTGCTGCAGCTGCTGAAGCTCCATGGTGGTGCAGTTGGAGATGCTCTCCTCCCAGCTTCTACCAGCCTCCTAGAAATCCCAGCACTGCAGGGCCCAGACTCGGCCCCTATCCCATCCACCCCTAACCAGTCCACCTTAAGCCTGCCTAGCCCCAGCCAGCCCACCACAGTTTTGCCAGTGAGCCCTAACATGTCCAGTGATTCAGGCCTGTGTTGCTCAGACCCTGAGGTGATGGTCTCCATGCGCTTCATGGAGGAGCTGGATTTTGAGGTGAGCAGTGAGGAGCTCTGCAGGGCCCCGGAGATAAACGTGGTCAACAAACGCTATTGGAGCAGCAGCTTCCTTGTTGATCTTGTTGCTGTGGCCGTACCAGTGTTGCCCACGGTGGCCTGGCTGTGTTCCCGGCATGGAGTGGATGGGGCGGCGCCGGTCTACAACATCGCAGCACTGATCCGCGGCTGTTGCATGATGGGATTGCACTCTCTCCGTCATGTCACTCATCATGGGGCAGATGTGTAA